GTTTCATCACATTTGTCTCGAAGGACTCTGCGCAGAATGGTAATCCGGTTCAGGCGGCAGAGCAGGGGAACTTGACCCTGAATTTTGACCTGGAGGTAACGCCTGATGCAGAGATCCAATTGATTTTCGATTCCCAGATGGGTGACATAATCCGGGGAAGGGGCTCTGGGAACCTGAAAATGGAGATCCCGCCTACGGGTGACTTTTTCATGTATGGTGATTACACCATTGAGGAAGGAGATTATCTCTTTACCCTTCAAAATATCATTAACAAGCGCTTCCGCATTGAGCAGGGAGGCACCATTCGCTGGACGGGTGACCCATTGGATGCCGACATTGACCTGAGGGCCATTTACCGGTTGAGGACCACGCTGTACGACCTTGTTTTGGAAATGGACACTTCTGATGTATACCGGCGCCGGGTGCCGGTTGAAACCTATTTGATCCTGAAAGAAAAGCTGGTGAATCCTACCATATCGTTTGATATCGGCATTCCTAGTGGGGATGAGGGGACTCGGGATTTGCTTGAAAGGCTGATTACCACGGAGCAGGAGATGAACCGGCAGGTGTTTTCATTACTGGTGCTGAATCGATTCATGCCAACGACGGTAGATCAGTATAACACTGCCCTTGGTTATGGTGTTGGAAGCACTTCTTCAGAATTGCTTTCGAATCAGCTGAGTAACTGGCTTTCTCAGATCAGCAGTGATTTTGATATTGGAATTAACTATCGTCCTGGGGATGAGATCAGCAGCCAGGAACTGGAGGTGGCGCTTTCGACACAACTGTTCAACGACCGGGTGATTATTGATGGGAACGTAGGGGTTGCCGGACAGAACCCTGCTGCCGGCAGTCAGCGTACCAGTAGCATTATTGGGGATGTGAATGTTGAAGTGAAGATCACTCCAGAGGGTAAGTTTCGGATTAAAGCCTTTAACCGATCAAATACGTTTGATATTCTTAATACCAACTCACCTTATACACAAGGGATTGGTATTTTTTACCGCAAAGAGTTTGATAATCTGAGTGAACTTTGGCGAAGAAGCAGGCGAACTGGTGCTGAAACAGGATACGTGGAGGAGGGCCCCCAGGAGGAATTATAGAATGTGTCCCATTTTTGTTTTCTTGGTATCCATATAAAACTTACGGTATGGGGTAACAGGGATGATCAGGGGAATGGTTTGGGTAATTTCAATGCCGTATCCTGTTAGACCTGTTTTTTTGCTGGGGTTATTGGTTATCAGTTTAATCCGGCGAGCATTGAGGTCGCGTAGAATCTGGGCCCCGATTCCATAATCCCGTTCATCCGCTTTAAATCCAAGTTCTATGTTTGCTTCCACAGTATCGCGGCCAAGTTCCTGCAGGTGATAGGCTTTAAGTTTGTTGAGCAGGCCAATACCTCGACCTTCCTGGTTCATATAAAGCACAATCCCTTTCCCTTCCTTTTCAACCATCTGCATAGCCTTGTGGAGCTGTCCCCCGCAATCGCATTTGCAAGAACCAAAAATGTCCCCGGTAACGCAGGATGAATGGACCCTGACCATAATTTCTTCACCAGGTCCCCAGTTCCCTTTTGTAAGGGCAAGGTGCATTTTGTTGTTAGTGGTTTGCCGGTATGCGGTAAGTTTAAAGTGGCCCCACTCGGTAGGCAAGTCAACGGAGATTTCCCTGGCGATAAGGCTTTCGTTCTTAATTCGATAGGCGATAAGGTCCTCGATGGAAATGATTTTCAGCTGGAAGCGTTCTGCAATCTTAAGCAACTGTGGGAGGCGGGCCATACTGCCGTCTTCGTTCATGATTTCCACCAGCACCCCGGCGGGATGCAAGCCTGCCAGCCTTGCAAGGTCGATGGAGGCTTCGGTATGGCCAGCACGTTGAAGTACGCCTCCTTCCCTGGCCCTGAGCGGAAAAATATGTCCGGGCCGGGCTAATTCTTCCGGGTGAGTATTGGGGTCGGCAAGCGCTTTTACCGTTTTGGCACGATCTTGAGCTGATATCCCGGTGGAACACCCCTGGCCTATCAAATCTACAGAAATGGTAAAAGGGGTTTCGTGCACAGAGGTATTTCGGGGTACCATCAGTTCGAGATTCAATTGTTCACAACGCTGCCGGGTAATTGGGGCACAAATTAGTCCGCGGCCATGAGTGGCCATAAAGTTAATGATCTCAGGGGTAATGGTTTCGGCTGCTGCAATGAAATCACCCTCATTTTCGCGGCTTTCATCGTCTACCACAATGACCACTTTACCAGCCCTGATATCTTCAATGGCTTCTTCTATCGTGTTTAGTTTCTTTTGCATTTGCGATTAGTTTCCGGATGCGCCCGGTGTTGTTATGATTTTTTCAAGCCGTTGGCAAATAATACTCCACTGGAATTGCTCAATAATGAATTTTAATCCGTTGGATGACAGTTTGTTAGAAAAATTAGAATCGTTTAGCAAAGATAGTATTTGTTGGGCATAATGCGAAGGATTATTTCCGATTAGGAGTTCTATTCCTGGTTTTGCCCACAGGGCCTGATTTGCCAAAGGGGAAGTAACCACAGGCAATTTCATGGCCATGGCTTCCAGTACTTTGTTTTGTAATCCGGTACCGATCTGCATTGGAGCAACAAAAACTTTTGCCCGTGCATACCAAAGCCTGATGTCATCTACCCAACCTGTCACCAAAACTTTGTTTGAGGCTAAGGCTCTAACCTTAGTGCTGGGGTTTGCCCCCGCAATAATAACTTTTGCATCGGGTTTCTCTGCCCAAACAAGGGGCATGATCTCATGGACCAGATATTCCGCACCGTTGATATTGGGCGGGTAGCCCATGTTACCGCTAAAGATCACGTCGTGGTCTTTCACAGCTTCAACCGGATGAAAAAAATCAGTATCCACCCCATTGGGAATGACATGGATTTTATCCCGCTCAGGATGGGGAATCAGATCGCGGTCGGGATAGGAAATGATGGTCTTATTGTCAAAGACATCATATACCTCACGCTCGTAATTTTTCACCCTTGAGAATTCTGACTTTAGAATGATTTTCATGTACCAGGGAGCAAATTGAAGTCTGCGATCGAGGCCTTTAGAAAAGACATCCTGGTAATCAATAGTTTTGTCAATGGCCTGGTCTTTTAAATATTCAGCCGTCCGGATCAATTGACAATAAATAAAATCTGGCTGTGTTTTTTCAATATATTGATTTATTTGCTTTTGGATTTTTTTACTGTAAAAGTAAGCAACCTGGAAAGGCCTCCTGCTGAAAAAATTAGCGGCAAGGCGGGCGGCAACAGCCATTTTTCCAAAACGAAAAACGCGTAATTCCTTGACAAAGGGAAGCAGTTTTTGCTCAGCCTGAGGGTGTATTGGCTGATCGCTGAGAGCACAAAGAAAAAGGTCGTGATACTTGGCCAGTTCACGAATCTGGTAATAGGCGCGAAGTTTGTCGCCCTTCTCAAGGGGGTAGGGCACCCTGGATAATAAAATAAAGATCCGCTTCCTCAAACCTGGATTTTTAACGATTCATTGACTCTTTGCCTGTAAAACTCATATTCTGAGACCCAAGACAAATGTATTTATTAATACCCTTTATTTTCAACTAACTCCTCGTAAAACTTAATGAGACCAGGCATTACCGAATCTGCGCTGAAGTTTTTCTCTACAAAAAGCATTGCTGCCTCCCCAAGTTGGTTAGCAAACTCAGGTTCTTGCTGGCACTGAATAATGAGCCTGGCCATTTCCCTGGGTTCATCGGCCAATAATATGTGTTTTCTGTCTTCGCACCCAATGCCTTCTGCACCGATGCGGGTGGAAATAATGGTCTTGCCAGCAGCCATTCCCTCAATGATCTTTACCCGCATTCCGCCTCCGGAGAGCAAGGGCACAACCATGATTTGCTTATCGGACATGAATTCAACGGCAGATGGTACTTCACCTGCTACCACAACATTGTTTGAGGCATACCTGAAGTAACGGGGAGGAAGTCTTTTTCCTGCAAGGAAAAATTTCATCCCGGGGACTTCTTTAATCACCAGCGGCCACACTTCTTCGAGAAACCATTCGATCCCCTCCTGGTTGGGCCTCCAATCCATGGATCCGAGGTGAAATACTGTTCCGGTTTTTATTTCTGGTTTTTCATCTTGAAAGAGAAGCCTCGGCATGGTGACGGGAACCACCAGGGCAGGTTTACTAAATCCATTATTTTGAAAAAAGGAAAGGTCAACCGGAGAAATGGCAACGAGGGCATCCACCTGGCGAATAGCCTGCATTTCATAACGCTTCAAACGAGAAGCAAGCAGTTTGAGATACCATTTTTTTAATGGATTGCGGGCAACTTTGGCCATACGCTCCCAGATAAAATGTTCGATATTATGAGAACGGTAAACCAGTTTTGCACCGGAGTATTTCCTTATTACAGGGATGTATGGGGTAAGGTACAAACCTTCCAGCTGGATAATATCAAAGGTTTCGTTTTGCAGGGTTTTTTCAAGCCTTCGCTCCATGGCTTTGCTGTAAAAGCGGGCCACGTTGTATGATTCCCTTGTAAAAAGGTTCAGGAAAGCCTGAATTGGTTTTATACGCGTATCAATGGTTTGGGCCTCAAATTCCGTCTTTTCACGGTAGTCATGGGGAATGTTTTCGGGGCAAACCTGGCATCCTTTCAGGTTTAAAGCAATCACCTTGACTTGAAAACCTGCCTTCCACAAACCTTTGGTAATCTGGTGCATAGCAATAGAACCTCCGTCGGCAGGAGGGAATGGG
This region of Bacteroides sp. genomic DNA includes:
- a CDS encoding glycosyltransferase; its protein translation is MRKRIFILLSRVPYPLEKGDKLRAYYQIRELAKYHDLFLCALSDQPIHPQAEQKLLPFVKELRVFRFGKMAVAARLAANFFSRRPFQVAYFYSKKIQKQINQYIEKTQPDFIYCQLIRTAEYLKDQAIDKTIDYQDVFSKGLDRRLQFAPWYMKIILKSEFSRVKNYEREVYDVFDNKTIISYPDRDLIPHPERDKIHVIPNGVDTDFFHPVEAVKDHDVIFSGNMGYPPNINGAEYLVHEIMPLVWAEKPDAKVIIAGANPSTKVRALASNKVLVTGWVDDIRLWYARAKVFVAPMQIGTGLQNKVLEAMAMKLPVVTSPLANQALWAKPGIELLIGNNPSHYAQQILSLLNDSNFSNKLSSNGLKFIIEQFQWSIICQRLEKIITTPGASGN
- a CDS encoding glycosyltransferase gives rise to the protein MRVLQLCHKVPFPPADGGSIAMHQITKGLWKAGFQVKVIALNLKGCQVCPENIPHDYREKTEFEAQTIDTRIKPIQAFLNLFTRESYNVARFYSKAMERRLEKTLQNETFDIIQLEGLYLTPYIPVIRKYSGAKLVYRSHNIEHFIWERMAKVARNPLKKWYLKLLASRLKRYEMQAIRQVDALVAISPVDLSFFQNNGFSKPALVVPVTMPRLLFQDEKPEIKTGTVFHLGSMDWRPNQEGIEWFLEEVWPLVIKEVPGMKFFLAGKRLPPRYFRYASNNVVVAGEVPSAVEFMSDKQIMVVPLLSGGGMRVKIIEGMAAGKTIISTRIGAEGIGCEDRKHILLADEPREMARLIIQCQQEPEFANQLGEAAMLFVEKNFSADSVMPGLIKFYEELVENKGY
- a CDS encoding bifunctional 3,4-dihydroxy-2-butanone-4-phosphate synthase/GTP cyclohydrolase II, with protein sequence MQKKLNTIEEAIEDIRAGKVVIVVDDESRENEGDFIAAAETITPEIINFMATHGRGLICAPITRQRCEQLNLELMVPRNTSVHETPFTISVDLIGQGCSTGISAQDRAKTVKALADPNTHPEELARPGHIFPLRAREGGVLQRAGHTEASIDLARLAGLHPAGVLVEIMNEDGSMARLPQLLKIAERFQLKIISIEDLIAYRIKNESLIAREISVDLPTEWGHFKLTAYRQTTNNKMHLALTKGNWGPGEEIMVRVHSSCVTGDIFGSCKCDCGGQLHKAMQMVEKEGKGIVLYMNQEGRGIGLLNKLKAYHLQELGRDTVEANIELGFKADERDYGIGAQILRDLNARRIKLITNNPSKKTGLTGYGIEITQTIPLIIPVTPYRKFYMDTKKTKMGHIL